One window of Papaver somniferum cultivar HN1 chromosome 9, ASM357369v1, whole genome shotgun sequence genomic DNA carries:
- the LOC113313022 gene encoding uncharacterized protein LOC113313022: MTAPPPAHLGHPNGHSSHESTDPTLLAILEIQRRSRSRGSSSRGTSGHQGRIGQVPPAVGPSNSGRSGPPPTPPIIGYGPPEDSSTDDERHERNNQHRNTRSDNATEAKLRELEEKIRKLSGTSEEDKLVEVISEAERTPFTQELELRAFPPKYTLPTFPSRFDGTGDAVEHLKMYIMSLIQWKNHELIMCKFFPASLKGEARKWFYNLSPGTVDSYETLVEAFLETYMHNSRPRPRVNRLFTLARRFREPLRSLTDQWRNLCTEIGKVPVDQQIFGFENVLGRSDPIWIAMFTEKPQTLNEVRKMQEHFIALEENQEESRDRGVQEASAAPESRSDDVQRRLEKRPSPPTRGNKKKEWVAKGKRPRHEARTYTPLNAPLE, from the exons ATGACGGCGCCACCCCCTGCCCATTTAGGCCATCCAAATGGTCACTCTAGCCATGAGAGTACAGATCCAACACTACTCGCAATTCTAGAAATCCAAAGAAG GTCGAGGTCGAGAGGATCTTCTAGCCGAGGGACATCAGGTCACCAAGGACGAATTGGGCAAGTACCACCAGCGGTAGGACCGAGCAATTCCGGTCGATCAGGACCACCCCCGACACCACCTATCATAGGATACGGTCCACCCGAGGATTCATCAACAGACGACGAGAGGCACGAGAGGAATAATCAGCATAGGAACACAAGGTCCGACAATGCGACCGAAGCCAAGCTAAGAGAGTTAGAAGAAAAGATAAGGAAGCTGTCAGGAACCAGCGAAGAAGATAAGCTAGTCGAGGTCATAAGCGAGGCCGAGAGGACCCCTTTCACCCAAGAGCTAGAACTAAGGGCCTTTCCACCTAAGTACACGCTCCCCACCTTCCCCTCCAGGTTCGACGGCACGGGAGACGCAgttgagcatttgaagatgtacaTTATGTCCCTAATCCAATGGAAAAACCATGAGTTGATAATGTGTAAGTTCTTCCCGGCAAGCCTGAAAGGCGAGGCAAGGAAATGGTTCTACAACCTCTCACCAGGAACAGTTGACAGTTACgagactctagtcgaagccttcctTGAAACGTACATGCACAACAGCAGACCTCGGCCCAGGGTCAACAGATTATTCACCTTGGCCCGACGGTTTAGAGAGCCTCTCAGATCATTGACCGATCAATGGAGAAATTTGTGTACAGAAATTGGGAAGGTACCAGTCGACCAGCAGATATTCGGGTTCGAAAATGTACTAGGGAGGTCGGATCCCATCTGGATAGCCATGTTCACTGAAAAGCCGCAAACATTGAATGAAGTGAGGAAAATGCAAGAACATTTCATCGCCCTAGAAGAAAATCAGGAAGAATCAAGGGATAGGGGAGTGCAAGAGGCTAGTGCGGCGCCCGAGTCGAGATCGGACGATGTTCAACGTCGGCTCGAGAAGAGACCGAGCCCACCTACGCGAGGAAATAAGAAGAAGGAATGGGTAGCTAAAGGAAAGAGGCCGAGGCACGAGGCGAGAACATACACCCCTTTGAATGCTCCACTAGAATAA
- the LOC113313019 gene encoding homeobox protein Wariai-like: MKDLLWLISGGGGICAGFGAGGGGGVVVGAKGDELFHKKHGIHISGNSVSLPPQRLQNEVASCYDKRGEGLSITVQRLVDGDGRGSLAFAAAGGRVDVCRYLLEELNLDIDVKDNHGVTPLSYGAVKGQLNTVEYLFEKGANPDGSNDPNSTANTPLHYAVLGGDRKIQTLLLSKGIRINVATRSGTALSYAAVLGQVDAVKVLLDHHADPNVGLFGVVTPVNSTIINNSLQIMDLLLQAGADPNAKSCGFAPLILEVDYGLTQFVVRLLEAGADPNVTDIKGMTAVENAAKEGNNEIVEILFPVTSGIPTYPNWTIAGLMEHVHSEATKKKKKKKPEAFETFLEGKRKVAEAFHKKQYFLAATWYSEALKVAPTDATLLSNRSACYACKRDGDEALRDATECISLRPDWPKAYYRAGVALNILKRYGEAADVFFKGLTLDPANKELVDAFRAANEARLKSIIVRP; the protein is encoded by the exons ATGAAGGATCTCCTCTGGCTAATAAGTGGCGGTGGTGGTATATGTGCAGGTTTTGgagccggtggtggtggtggtgttgtagTTGgagctaag GGTGATGAATTGTTTCATAAGAAGCATGGGATTCATATATCTGGAAATAGTGTGTCGTTGCCACCTCAGAG ATTACAGAATG AGGTCGCTTCATGTTACGATAAGAGAGGTGAAGGTTTATCAATAACGGTCCAACGTCTTGTGGATGGAGATGGAAGAGGATCTCTTGCGTTTGCTGCTGCTGGAGGAAGAGTTGATGTTTGTAGATACTTGCTTGAAGAGTTGAATCTTGATATTGATGTGAAAGATaatcatg gtGTAACTCCCTTATCTTATGGAGCTGTTAAAGGACAACTTAACACTGTCGAGTATCTTTTTGAGAAGGGCGCCAATCCTGATGGATCAAATGATCCAAATAGTACAGCTAATACTCCTTTGCATTATGCTGTATTGGGAG GTGATAGAAAGATACAGACATTGTTACTTTCAAAAGGTATTCGCATTAATGTTGCGACTAGATCTGGCACAGCCCTATCATATGCTGCTGTTCTTGGCCAGGTTGATGCTGTTAAAGTTTTGTTGGATCACCATGCAGAT CCTAATGTAGGGTTGTTTGGTGTGGTTACACCGGTGAATTCGACTATTATTAACAATTCACTGCAAATCATGGATCTTTTACTACAG GCAGGTGCCGATCCAAATGCCAAATCATGTGGATTTGCCCCTCTGATATTGGAAGTAGATTATGGGCTAACACAATTTGTTGTGCGCTTACTGGAGGCTGGTGCTGATCCAAATGTTACAGATATA AAAGGGATGACTGCAGTAGAAAATGCTGCCAAAGAGGGTAATAATGAAATCGTTGAGATTCTATTTCCTGTGACTTCTGGCATTCCAACATATCCGAACTGGACAATTGCTGGACTTATGGAGCACGTGCATTCTGAGgccacaaaaaagaagaagaag AAGAAACCTGAAGCTTTTGAGACGTTTCTTGAAGGAAAAAGGAAGGTGGCAGAAGCATTTCACAAAAAGCAGTATTTTTTGGCAGCGACGTGGTACTCAGAG GCGTTGAAAGTTGCTCCAACAGATGCAACTCTACTATCCAATAGGAGTGCGTGTTATGCATGTAAGCGAGACGGAGATGAAGCGTTAAGGGATGCAACTGAATGCATATCTTTAAGGCCTGATTGGCCAAAGGCATACTACAGGGCAGGCGTAGCACTCAACATTCTGAAA AGGTACGGCGAAGCAGCAGATGTCTTTTTCAAGGGTTTGACGCTGGATCCTGCAAACAAAGAGCTTGTAGATGCATTCAG GGCTGCTAATGAAGCCAGATTGAAGTCGATCATCGTACGTCCATAG
- the LOC113313020 gene encoding lysine-specific demethylase JMJ25-like produces the protein MGRHISKKPKVNGKKTKKKKHERKWISVGNKRKMVQIINGEEVESRMCHQCQTNDRKGEVIRCKNCITKRLCTPCISKWYPGISLESIAEACPVCHGTCNCKSCLRSSSIKSKVLQKSEMELDPEKKVEYNTYLLRYLLPILKQFDQEQLKEKETGARIQRLSHQEVSMKEVICGPNERVYCDNCQTLIVDLHRSCSNCSYDLCLSCCREIRDGVLPGGAEEITEEYIDKGTPYTHAKELKPSKSLAKSSMRAKKAKPSKGQARLLKRATNEWKIVDTGSISCASCRSGILELKYILPDNWVSELVNRAEQISKQSIIFDDPATRTQQRSCFNSVTDVGIDSSKLRRSVSQKGKNSNCLYCPEAKEIQHGDMENFQKHWVKGEPVIVRNVQELTSGLSWEPNVMCRALREKTTSRLMKGSEHLVAKAVDCMDLCKSVPYSVGTSSSILTKILYCSTSLIMLSFFLSRVTELYFTYLVFQYMGIQDCLTNYVLGMMLLLGLFMTQVEVKITEFFKGYSEGHMHPNVWPKMLKLKNCPPSNLFEELLPRHYADFIVSLPYREYTNPRFGCLNLAADKPYLGPKTYIAYGHAEELGRGDSVTKLHYDMSDVVNVLFHIQEVPLYETQLENINLLKKRHMAQDKKENEQYHNVDCNGLTTETCIHEPVESLVASTGEEENKSMEMRNEFMGGRKRKRGDGYHRGSTQRKSDNDVGRKSGKHATANNQKESQYMGKAGKDEEFDDSPKKKERNVASSDDSTMNSAGGALWDIFRREDVSKLQEYLRKHHREFRHLSCSRVEQVTHPIHDQSFYLTSEHKRKLKEEYGVEPWSFVRELGDAVFVPAGCPHQVRNLKSCLKVAIDFVSPESIRECMRLAEELRFLPRKHIAKEDKLEVKKMILSAGDRALNHLGCHFKVPNGKHSSNCAGKLSPKQPRKGKASVNPKAEPSKEDVHAAMVELLKEVDFETTTFNDICQQLGNHFGVDLMCKKDGGDGHHPRCVDRYYGKRRGRGS, from the exons ATGGGTCGTCATATAagtaagaaaccaaaggttaatggaaagaagacgaagaagaagaagcatgaAAGAAAGTGGATTTCTGTTGGCAACAAGAGGAAAATGGTTCAGATTATTAAT GGCGAAGAAGTGGAGTCTCGTATGTGTCATCAGTGTCAAACAAATGATAGAAAAGGGGAGGTTATTCGATGCAAAAACTGTATAACGAAACGactttgtaccccatgcataagcAAATG GTATCCTGGGATATCATTGGAGTCAATTGCAGAGGCTTGCCCAGTTTGTCATGGAACTTGCAATTGTAAATCGTGCTTGCGTTCTTCGTCCATCAAATCAAAG GTTTTGCAGAAGTCGGAAATGGAGCTAGATCCAGAAAAAAAGGTTGAATACAATACTTATCTGTTACGATATCTTCTTCCAATACTGAAACAGTTTGACCAAGAACAACTGAAGGAAAAGGAGACAGGGGCTAGGATTCAAA GATTATCTCATCAAGAGGTATCTATGAAAGAGGTTATATGTGGTCCTAATGAGCGTGTCTATTG TGACAACTGCCAAACTTTAATTGTTGACTTGCACAGAAGTTGTTCAAACTGTTCGTATGATCTTTGCCTTTCCTGTTGCCGGGAGATTCGTGATGGTGTGCTACCTGGGGGTGCAGAAGAAATAACTGAGGAGTATATAGACAAAGGTACACCATATACACATGCTAAAGAGTTGAAACCTTCTAAAAGTCTTGCAAAGTCTTCTATGCGGGCTAAGAAAGCTAAGCCTTCGAAAGGTCAAGCAAGGTTGTTGAAACGAGCTACAAATGAGTGGAAAATTGTGGATACTGGCAGCATCAGTTGTGCATCTTGCCGTTCTGGTATTCTAGAGCTGAAGTACATTCTTCCGGATAATTGGGTGTCGGAGTTAGTAAATAGAGCAGAACAAATTTCAAAACAGAGCATAATTTTTGATGATCCTGCCACTCGTACACAACAGAGATCCTGTTTTAACTCTGTTACCGATGTGGGCATTGACAGCAGTAAGCTAAGGAGATCTGTTTCTCAAAAAGGTAAAAACAGCAACTGCTTGTACTGTCCGGAAGCTAAAGAAATCCAACATGGGGACATGGAGAACTTCCAGAAGCATTGGGTCAAAGGAGAGCCCGTGATTGTTCGTAATGTGCAAGAGCTAACATCTGGCTTGAGCTGGGAGCCAAATGTTATGTGCCGGGCACTGCGTGAGAAAACAACTTCCAGGTTGATGAAAGGTTCCGAACACTTAGTTGCCAAAGCTGTTGATTGTATGGATTTGTGCAAGTCAGTACCATATTCAGTGGGAACATCCTCCTCTATACTGACAAAGATTCTATATTGTTCTACTTCATTAATAATGCTGTCCTTCTTCCTTTCCCGTGTCACTGAATTGTATTTTACATACCTAGTCTTCCAGTATATGGGGATTCAGGATTGTCTAACTAAT TATGTCTTAGGAATGATGCTATTGTTGGGTCTCTTTATGACGCAGGTTGAGGTGAAAATAACTGAATTTTTCAAAGGCTATTCAGAAGGTCATATGCACCCTAATGTGTGGCCTAAGATGCTCAAACTGAAGAACTGTCCGCCGTCTAATTTATTCGAGGAGCTGTTGCCACGCCATTATGCTGACTTTATTGTTTCCTTACCATACCGGGAATACACTAATCCCAGGTTTGGATGTCTCAATCTTGCTGCTGATAAGCCTTACTTGGGGCCAAAAACGTATATTGCTTATGGGCATGCAGAAGAACTTGGTCGAGGTGATTCTGTAACGAAACTTCATTACGACATGTCGGACGTG GTGAATGTATTGTTTCATATTCAAGAGGTGCCTCTTTATGAAACGCAGCTTGAAAATATAAACTTATTAAAAAAGAGGCACATGGctcaagataaaaaagaaaatgaacagtACCATAATGTTGATTGCAATGGCTTAACTACTGAAACATGCATTCACGAACCAGTTGAATCACTTGTGGCGTCTACAGGTGAAGaggaaaataaaagcatggaaaTGAGAAATGAGTTTATGGGTGGTAGAAAGAGGAAGAGGGGTGATGGTTATCATAGAGGGTCTACACAAAGGAAAAGTGATAATGACGTAGGAAGGAAGTCAGGGAAACATGCTACTGcgaataatcaaaaagaatctcaGTATATGGGAAAAGCTGGGAAGGATGAAGAATTTGATGATAGTCCTAAGAAAAAAGAGCGCAATGTTGCTTCATCTGATGATTCCACAATGAATAGTGCTGGTGGTGCTCTCTGGGATATCTTCCGCAGAGAAGATGTTTCAAAGCTACAGGAATACCTTAGAAAGCACCATAGAGAATTCAGGCACCTCTCCTGTTCTCGAGTGGAGCAG GTTACGCACCCAATACACGATCAGTCATTCTATCTGACTTCAGAGCATAAAAGAAAGCTCAAGGAGGAATATG GGGTTGAACCTTGGAGTTTTGTCCGAGAACTTGGAGATGCAGTATTTGTGCCAGCTGGATGTCCGCATCAAGTCAGAAACCTTAAG TCATGTTTAAAGGTTGCAATAGACTTTGTTTCGCCAGAAAGCATTCGAGAATGCATGCGATTGGCTGAGGAGTTACGTTTTCTACCGCGGAAGCATATAGCAAAGGAAGACAAGCTAGAG GTTAAGAAAATGATCCTCTCCGCTGGTGACAGAGCATTGAATCATCTGGGATGTCATTTCAAGGTTCCAAACGGCAAACACTCCAGCAATTGTGCTGGGAAGCTTTCTCCCAAGCAACCAAGAAAAGGCAAAGCAAGTGTTAATCCAAAGGCAGAACCTAGCAAAGAAGATGTGCATGCTGCAATGGTTGAATTACTGAAAGAAGTGGATTTCGAGACTACAACTTTCAATGATATTTGTCAACAGCTGGGAAACCATTTTGGTGTAGATCTAATGTGTAAAAAGGATGGAGGTGACGGGCATCATCCAAGATGTGTTGATCGATATTATGGAAAACGAAGAGGACGTGGAAGCTGA
- the LOC113313461 gene encoding OTU domain-containing protein At3g57810-like, with protein MAGWNDSNESRILQQLKDGTARFELVNSPVSPISTQSFSSPFRREKCSTLFFAKIGSFFGGGGNDTGGGGMSPAMKKVERFSVRKVTGDGRCLFRALVKGMAINKGIGLSQWQERKDADELRMAVKEVICGSSKERRQYEEALIAITVEESLPRYCQRIEGSDFWGGESELLVLSKLCRQPIVVYIPEHEHNRGGWGGGFIPIAEYGDEFRKSSKNGEPRKAVRLLYSGKNHYDLLV; from the exons ATGGCAGGGTGGAACGATTCGAATG AGAGTAGGATTCTACAACAGTTAAAAGATGGAACTGCTAGATTCGAGCTAGTCAATTCAcctgtttctcccatttcaactCAGAGTTTTTCGTCCCCGTTTCGTCGAGAAAAATGTAGCACTCTCTTCTTTGCTAAAATTGGATCCTTTTT tggcggtggtggtaatgatACTGGTGGCGGTGGAATGTCACCTGCAATGAAGAAGGTGGAGCGTTTCTCAGTTCGGAAAGTTACAGGGGATGGAAGATGTTTGTTCCGCGCATTG GTGAAAGGAATGGCTATCAACAAAGGAATTGGTTTGAGTCAATGGCAAGAGAGAAAAGATGCAG ATGAATTGCGCATGGCTGTAAAGGAGGTAATATGTGGAAGTAGTAAAGAACGCCGTCAGTATGAAGAAGCACTGATTGCAATTACTGTCGAAGAGTCATTGCCACG ATACTGCCAACGGATTGAAGGATCTGATTTTTGGGGAGGAGAGTCGGAATTATTG GTCTTATCGAAATTATGTCGTCAGCCAATTGTTGTGTACATACCAGAACATGAG CATAATCGGGGAGGATGGGGTGGTGGTTTTATTCCAATTGCGGAGTATGGAGATGAGTTTCGTAAGTCATCTAAAAATGGAGAACCTAGGAAAGCAGTGAGACTTCTATACAGTGGGAAGAACCATTATGATCTTCTCGTCTGA